In one Antennarius striatus isolate MH-2024 chromosome 1, ASM4005453v1, whole genome shotgun sequence genomic region, the following are encoded:
- the loxl1 gene encoding lysyl oxidase homolog 1 → MMSCGAFGPSMLPLVVACLVFILLGFGQAQVGAQSQDQEQDNSATPWRQVIQWENNGRMFSLLNSGAEYVPAGVGTQDRGLRVVVADARMRSPRRPQGGNVRRQAPSRGTSETVRGQARHPFGFGQVPDNWRHSTGSTGVNPFQGSSGTRFRQSTGSSSSSSSSSFSSSPYNIPSQPQYPFSSQSAFQPLPWDSSFVEGPVMSYEPPFQPIGGGYGSEGHGVGRGFTGGGYGGGVAPVVPGSTSDFTEDGYRYYQPYGYVPNPVVPARSAQPPFTDGLDHRYTHSLFNEDSAPAVPDGNQAGPMIVDRMGPVSQQPVRSPQYEQFPPFGRPQPPFLQPMSPGRLSPNSALENPGMNVGSVYQPQQRGLPDLVPDPNYVQASTYIQRAHMYSLRCAAEEKCLSSSAYGPETTDYDVRVLLRFPQRVKNKGTADFMPNRPRHTWEWHSCHQHYHSMDEFSHYDLLEVSTGRKVAEGHKASFCLEDTTCDFGHLKRYACTDHTQGLSPGCYDTYNADIDCQWIDITDIQPGNYILKLQVNPKFFVLESDFTNNVVRCNIHYTGRFVTTTNCKIVQS, encoded by the exons ATGATGAGCTGTGGTGCCTTTGGACCCAGTATGTTGCCTTTAGTTGTGGCATGTTTGGTATTCATCCTGCTGGGTTTTGGGCAGGCTCAAGTTGGTGCACAGTCTCAAGACCAGGAGCAGGATAACTCTGCCACTCCTTGGAGGCAGGTGATTCAATGGGAGAACAATGGGCGGATGTTTAGTTTGCTGAACAGTGGAGCTGAATATGTGCCTGCTGGGGTGGGGACCCAGGACAGAGGTCTCAGAGTGGTTGTGGCAGATGCTCGTATGCGGTCTCCACGAAGACCTCAGGGAGGCAATGTCCGCCGACAGGCTCCATCAAGAGGAACCTCTGAAACTGTCCGTGGACAGGCTAGACATCCTTTTGGTTTCGGGCAAGTGCCTGACAACTGGAGGCACAGTACAGGCAGCACAGGTGTCAACCCATTCCAAGGATCCTCAGGCACTCGCTTCAGACAATCCACaggttcttcatcatcttcttcatcatcatcattttcttcatctcccTATAATATCCCATCGCAGCCACAGTATCCATTTTCTTCACAGTCAGCATTCCAGCCGCTACCTTGGGACTCTAGTTTTGTTGAAGGCCCAGTGATGAGCTATGAACCACCTTTTCAGCCTATTGGTGGAGGATATGGCAGTGAAGGGCATGGTGTTGGACGTGGGTTTACAGGAGGAGGGTACGGAGGTGGAGTGGCCCCAGTGGTCCCAGGTTCTACGTCTGATTTTACTGAGGATGGCTATCGTTACTACCAGCCTTATGGCTATGTGCCAAATCCTGTGGTTCCTGCACGTTCTGCTCAACCACCATTTACAGATGGCCTGGACCACAGATACACCCATAGTCTCTTTAATGAGGATTCTGCACCTGCTGTACCTGATGGAAACCAAGCCGGTCCCATGATAGTGGACAGGATGGGCCCAGTTAGTCAACAACCAGTAAGGAGTCCTCAGTACGAACAGTTTCCACCATTTGGAAGACCCCAGCCTCCTTTCTTACAGCCCATGTCTCCAGGCAGACTTTCTCCAAACTCTGCACTTGAGAACCCTGGTATGAATGTTGGGAGCGTGTACCAACCACAACAGAGAG gtttGCCAGATCTTGTTCCTGATCCCAACTATGTCCAAGCTTCCACCTACATCCAGAGAGCCCACATGTATTCCCTCCGCTGTGCTGCTGAAGAAAAATGTCTGTCAAG TTCTGCCTATGGCCCTGAGACCACTGACTACGATGTAAGAGTCCTGCTTAGATTCCCACAGAGAGTGAAGAACAAGGGGACTGCTGACTTCATGCCCAACAGGCCACGCCATACCTGGGAGTGGCACAGCTGCCATCA GCACTACCACAGCATGGATGAGTTCAGCCATTATGATTTGCTGGAGGTCAGCACTGGCCGTAAAGTGGCAGAGGGACACAAGGCGAGCTTCTGTCTGGAGGACACCACCTGTGATTTTGGTCACCTGAAACGCTATGCCTGCACTGATCACACTCAG GGTCTAAGCCCAGGCTGCTATGATACGTACAACGCTGATATTGACTGCCAGTGGATTGATATcacagacatccagcctggaaattacattttaaaa CTCCAGGTTAATCCCAAATTCTTTGTGTTGGAATCAGATTTTACCAACAATGTGGTCAGGTGTAACATTCACTACACAGGACGGTTTGTTACCACAACCAATTGCAAGATAGTACA